From Streptomyces zhihengii, the proteins below share one genomic window:
- a CDS encoding tetratricopeptide repeat protein: MSGHRKSLRQVLEDRRGARFIGRAEEIELYRGNFRLPVEDPDRRFVFHVHGSAGVGKTSLVHRMRAAAAERGALAAYVDDSVNSVPDAMAAVSADVARQGHRLKEFDRLMATYRQRRHEAASLVEDPDQSLTAGAGPSAGHLTAARAGLMAVSLIPGAGMLAGAIDPAQVAEGTERLRAHLSSRFRQDDVQLVMDPLPLMSPVFLAELEQAAAALHRDAHIALFFDTYERTGTFLDPWLAALFAVGRYGEPPAGLVVTTAGQRRLDRVLWADSIDLVAELPLTPFTEAEARELLAARGIVDEAVVRDVLRLSGRLPVLLTTLAANPATAAGAVDDPSATAVERFLDGERDHSRRDAALDGALPRRLNEDVFAAVVEQDATELFRWLRTMPFADERAGLTVYHDVVRTPMLRLRRAGSPQRWIACHERLAAAFARWAQSAAAGIDERRLWAARNWRELRLEETYHRLCAQPRVALPGALRDGIGACREGTAAARAWARMLAQAGDDADSALLRGWGEDGLEALADESRLGIDLLGVLLQRGALDTASRVDALVVRARDLHNAGEYEAALADSRRALDLDPAAAPALHGRARTLRRLGDLTAALADLDRALEIEPGVPWTLAERGEVHRLAGRYEDAVADLDRAIGAGLDHHWPYAGRGHALLRLGRTGEALADLDRAVELKPGYVWALLRRARARTLRGDVTGALGDLNRAGALAPDNPWIAGERGDAYRFAGRFEEAVEQYDRALELDPSYAWALGSRAMALDGAGRTREAVADLDRAITIEPDYAWAMLRRAEIRERLGDTAGARADRARAEATSGGREARELAARGAAHALAGRHEEALADLDGALALAPGHRPALWSRVGTNLALGRTQQALADLAELSRSRTAPPGEAYRQYADGMDTSSWQG; this comes from the coding sequence GTGAGCGGGCACCGCAAGTCGCTGCGGCAGGTGCTGGAGGACCGGCGCGGGGCGCGGTTCATCGGCCGTGCCGAGGAGATCGAGCTGTACCGGGGCAACTTCCGCCTCCCCGTCGAGGACCCGGACCGCAGGTTCGTCTTCCACGTCCACGGCAGCGCGGGCGTCGGCAAGACCTCGCTGGTGCACCGGATGCGGGCGGCGGCCGCCGAGCGCGGCGCCCTCGCCGCGTACGTCGACGACTCCGTCAACAGCGTGCCCGACGCGATGGCCGCCGTCAGCGCCGACGTCGCCCGGCAGGGGCACCGGCTCAAGGAGTTCGACCGGCTGATGGCCACCTACCGGCAGCGCCGGCACGAGGCCGCCTCGCTCGTCGAGGACCCGGACCAGTCGCTCACCGCGGGCGCGGGCCCCTCCGCCGGGCACCTGACGGCGGCCCGCGCCGGACTGATGGCCGTCTCCCTCATCCCCGGCGCCGGGATGCTGGCCGGCGCCATCGACCCCGCCCAGGTCGCCGAGGGCACCGAACGGCTGCGGGCCCACCTCAGCTCCCGCTTCCGGCAGGACGACGTCCAGCTCGTCATGGACCCGCTGCCGCTGATGTCCCCCGTCTTCCTCGCCGAACTGGAACAGGCCGCCGCCGCCCTCCACCGCGACGCCCACATCGCCCTCTTCTTCGACACCTACGAGCGCACCGGCACCTTCCTCGACCCCTGGCTCGCCGCGCTGTTCGCCGTCGGCCGCTACGGGGAGCCGCCCGCCGGGCTGGTCGTCACCACGGCAGGACAGCGGCGCCTGGACCGGGTGCTGTGGGCCGACAGCATCGACCTCGTCGCCGAACTGCCGCTCACCCCCTTCACCGAGGCCGAGGCCCGCGAACTGCTCGCCGCCCGCGGCATCGTGGACGAGGCCGTCGTCCGCGACGTGCTCCGCCTGTCGGGCCGGCTGCCCGTCCTGCTCACCACCCTGGCCGCCAACCCGGCCACCGCCGCCGGCGCCGTCGACGACCCCAGCGCCACCGCCGTCGAACGCTTCCTCGACGGCGAACGGGACCACTCCCGCCGGGACGCCGCCCTCGACGGGGCGCTGCCCCGCAGGCTCAACGAGGACGTCTTCGCCGCCGTCGTCGAACAGGACGCCACCGAACTGTTCCGCTGGCTGCGCACCATGCCGTTCGCCGACGAGCGCGCCGGGCTGACCGTCTACCACGACGTCGTCCGCACCCCCATGCTGCGGCTGCGCAGGGCCGGCTCCCCGCAGCGCTGGATCGCCTGCCACGAACGGCTCGCCGCGGCGTTCGCCCGCTGGGCCCAGTCCGCCGCCGCCGGGATCGACGAGCGCCGGCTGTGGGCGGCGCGGAACTGGCGCGAACTGCGCCTGGAGGAGACGTACCACCGGCTGTGCGCCCAGCCGCGCGTCGCCCTGCCCGGCGCGCTGCGGGACGGCATCGGCGCCTGCCGGGAGGGCACCGCCGCCGCCCGCGCCTGGGCGCGGATGCTCGCCCAGGCCGGCGACGACGCCGACAGCGCCCTGCTGCGGGGCTGGGGCGAGGACGGACTGGAGGCCCTCGCCGACGAGTCCCGGCTCGGCATCGACCTGCTGGGCGTGCTGCTCCAGCGCGGCGCGCTGGACACCGCGAGCCGGGTCGACGCCCTCGTCGTCCGCGCCCGGGACCTCCACAACGCCGGCGAGTACGAGGCCGCCCTCGCCGACTCCCGGCGCGCCCTCGATCTCGACCCGGCCGCCGCCCCCGCGCTCCACGGACGCGCCCGCACCCTGCGCCGGCTCGGCGACCTCACCGCCGCCCTCGCCGACCTCGACCGCGCCCTGGAGATCGAGCCCGGCGTCCCCTGGACGCTCGCCGAACGGGGCGAGGTGCACCGGCTCGCGGGCCGCTACGAGGACGCCGTCGCCGACCTCGACCGTGCCATCGGGGCGGGGCTCGACCACCACTGGCCCTACGCCGGGCGCGGACACGCGCTGCTCCGCCTCGGCCGCACCGGGGAGGCCCTCGCCGACCTGGACCGCGCCGTCGAGCTCAAACCGGGCTACGTCTGGGCCCTGCTGCGCCGCGCCCGGGCGCGCACCCTGCGCGGCGACGTCACCGGGGCGCTCGGCGACCTGAACCGGGCGGGGGCGCTCGCACCGGACAACCCGTGGATCGCGGGCGAGCGCGGCGACGCCTACCGGTTCGCCGGCCGCTTCGAGGAGGCCGTCGAGCAGTACGACCGCGCCCTGGAGCTCGACCCGTCCTACGCCTGGGCGCTCGGCAGCAGGGCCATGGCCCTCGACGGGGCCGGCCGCACCCGGGAGGCCGTCGCCGACCTGGACCGCGCCATCACCATCGAACCGGACTACGCCTGGGCGATGCTCCGCCGCGCCGAGATACGCGAACGCCTCGGCGACACCGCGGGAGCCCGGGCCGACCGGGCCCGCGCCGAGGCCACCTCCGGCGGGCGGGAGGCACGTGAACTGGCCGCCCGGGGAGCCGCCCACGCCCTGGCGGGCCGCCACGAGGAGGCCCTCGCCGACCTCGACGGCGCCCTGGCGCTGGCCCCCGGCCACCGTCCGGCCCTGTGGTCCCGCGTCGGCACCAACCTGGCCCTGGGCCGGACTCAGCAGGCCCTCGCCGACCTCGCCGAACTGTCCCGCTCCCGCACGGCACCGCCGGGGGAGGCGTACCGGCAGTACGCGGACGGCATGGACACCTCCTCCTGGCAGGGCTGA
- a CDS encoding sodium:solute symporter family protein, whose protein sequence is MNSLDWAVLIGYFGVMVAIGVWSHKRVDDVSDFFTAGGKMPWWLSGISHHMSGYSAVMFTGYAAIAYTYGITSYVTWSFPIAIGIAIGARLFAPRLNRVRSRLHVASPLEYLKSRYDLPTQQALAWSGVLLKIVDVGAKWAAIATLLSVFTGVSLNTGILITGAVTAVYCTVGGLWADALTELGQFVIQFIAGIAMLVAVMAELGGFSSLWTVWDEPKLEGHAEPLAGPYMMVFLIAYLFIKTFEYNGGMWNQAQRYMATPTAKEAQRSAVLSAVLWLVWPAVLFFPMWVAPLIIETDVPADSYALMAEQLLPHGLLGLVIVGFFSHTMAMCSSDANAIAAVVTRDIMPALSRRARQWDTRAGLLAARWTTLLFLGLSMAIATQVNSAFFGDIITVVIKWVAGLMGPIAIPLMLGLLPWFRRSGPTAALVSWGVGLVTFWLVNYPISWNVDGGVPLQYQVSIPLAVSLVLFVVIGWIKPEDTPERDEVLAKINNDDDGPAGGIGLIPAPAAPATREGADG, encoded by the coding sequence ATGAACAGTCTCGACTGGGCCGTGCTCATCGGCTACTTCGGCGTGATGGTCGCGATCGGCGTCTGGTCCCACAAGCGGGTGGACGACGTGAGCGACTTCTTCACCGCGGGCGGCAAGATGCCCTGGTGGCTGTCCGGCATCTCCCACCACATGTCGGGCTACAGCGCCGTCATGTTCACCGGATACGCCGCCATCGCGTACACCTACGGCATCACCTCGTACGTCACCTGGTCCTTCCCGATCGCGATCGGGATCGCCATCGGCGCGCGGCTGTTCGCGCCGCGGCTCAACCGGGTGCGCTCCCGGCTCCATGTGGCCTCCCCGCTGGAGTACCTGAAGAGCCGTTACGACCTGCCGACCCAGCAGGCCCTCGCCTGGTCGGGCGTGCTGCTGAAGATCGTGGACGTGGGCGCCAAGTGGGCCGCCATCGCGACGCTGCTCTCGGTCTTCACCGGGGTCTCCCTCAACACGGGCATCCTGATCACCGGCGCCGTCACGGCCGTCTACTGCACGGTCGGCGGCCTGTGGGCGGACGCGCTCACCGAACTGGGCCAGTTCGTCATCCAGTTCATCGCCGGCATCGCGATGCTCGTCGCCGTGATGGCCGAGCTCGGCGGCTTCAGCAGCCTGTGGACGGTCTGGGACGAGCCGAAGCTGGAGGGCCACGCCGAGCCGCTCGCCGGGCCCTACATGATGGTCTTCCTCATCGCGTATCTCTTCATCAAGACCTTCGAGTACAACGGCGGCATGTGGAACCAGGCCCAGCGCTACATGGCCACGCCCACCGCCAAGGAGGCGCAGCGGTCGGCCGTGCTGTCCGCGGTGCTGTGGCTGGTGTGGCCCGCGGTCCTGTTCTTCCCGATGTGGGTGGCGCCGCTGATCATCGAGACGGACGTGCCGGCGGACAGCTACGCGCTGATGGCCGAACAGCTCCTGCCGCACGGCCTGCTGGGCCTGGTGATCGTCGGCTTCTTCTCGCACACCATGGCCATGTGCTCCTCGGACGCCAACGCGATCGCGGCCGTCGTCACCCGCGACATCATGCCCGCCCTCTCCCGCCGGGCCCGCCAGTGGGACACCCGCGCGGGGCTGCTGGCCGCCCGCTGGACGACGCTGCTCTTCCTCGGCCTGTCGATGGCGATCGCGACCCAGGTCAACTCCGCCTTCTTCGGCGACATCATCACCGTGGTCATCAAGTGGGTCGCCGGTCTCATGGGACCGATCGCCATCCCGCTGATGCTCGGCCTGCTGCCCTGGTTCCGCCGGAGCGGGCCGACGGCGGCCCTGGTGAGCTGGGGCGTCGGCCTGGTCACCTTCTGGCTCGTCAACTACCCGATCAGCTGGAACGTGGACGGCGGGGTGCCGCTCCAGTACCAGGTGTCGATCCCGCTGGCGGTCTCCCTGGTGCTCTTCGTGGTGATCGGCTGGATCAAGCCGGAGGACACCCCGGAGCGGGACGAGGTCCTGGCGAAGATCAACAACGACGACGACGGGCCGGCCGGCGGGATCGGTCTGATCCCGGCGCCCGCGGCGCCCGCCACCCGCGAGGGCGCGGACGGCTGA
- a CDS encoding ADP-ribosylglycohydrolase family protein has product MGAGAAAVWGRAEQQDFRARVRGALLGGAIGDALGAGAGGRGLDDLRAAYGPEGLTEFQAADGRRGAVTAATQMTLFSVDGLIRAQVRRDTGAWHPPTDLHHAYLRWAATQRDWGPDERRRDNGWLAGEEWLYSRRGPARACLTGLGDTAMGTLQAPKNPTARDAGALVRSAPFGLLVGWEPELVCQLAVECAAQTHGHPTAYLSAGAYAVIVHGLARGETLDASVQRGLALLAARPGHQPVTDALKEALGAVRQGIPGPGRVAALGENGFAEEVLAVAVYCTLVGEDIRQGLRLAVNHDGPSEATGAVCGALLGALHGETALPPAWLCELEGRGTLLELADDFAMEMTQGPALHGPTLSAPGWLARYPRGAAELT; this is encoded by the coding sequence GTGGGCGCAGGAGCCGCGGCCGTGTGGGGCCGGGCCGAGCAGCAGGACTTCCGTGCCCGGGTGCGCGGAGCGCTCCTCGGCGGGGCGATCGGCGACGCGCTCGGCGCGGGGGCCGGCGGCCGGGGCCTCGACGACCTGCGGGCGGCCTACGGGCCCGAGGGGCTCACCGAGTTCCAGGCCGCGGACGGACGCCGCGGAGCGGTCACCGCCGCCACCCAGATGACGCTGTTCTCCGTCGACGGGCTGATCCGCGCCCAGGTCCGGCGCGACACCGGCGCCTGGCACCCCCCGACCGACCTCCACCACGCCTATCTGCGCTGGGCCGCCACCCAGCGCGACTGGGGCCCCGACGAGCGCCGCAGGGACAACGGCTGGCTCGCGGGCGAGGAGTGGCTCTACAGCAGGCGCGGCCCGGCCCGCGCCTGCCTCACCGGCCTCGGCGACACCGCCATGGGCACCCTCCAGGCCCCCAAGAACCCGACCGCCCGCGACGCGGGCGCCCTGGTGCGCTCGGCGCCCTTCGGGCTGCTGGTGGGCTGGGAGCCGGAGCTGGTCTGCCAGCTCGCCGTGGAGTGCGCGGCGCAGACCCACGGCCACCCGACCGCGTACCTCTCGGCCGGCGCCTACGCGGTGATCGTCCACGGCCTCGCCCGCGGGGAGACCCTGGACGCCTCGGTGCAGCGCGGTCTCGCCCTGCTGGCGGCCCGGCCCGGCCACCAGCCGGTGACCGACGCGCTCAAGGAGGCCCTCGGCGCCGTCCGCCAGGGCATCCCCGGCCCGGGCAGGGTCGCGGCGCTCGGGGAGAACGGCTTCGCCGAGGAGGTGCTCGCCGTCGCCGTCTACTGCACCCTCGTCGGCGAGGACATCCGCCAGGGCCTGCGGCTGGCCGTCAACCACGACGGCCCCTCCGAGGCCACCGGGGCGGTCTGCGGGGCGCTGCTGGGCGCGCTGCACGGCGAGACGGCGCTGCCGCCGGCCTGGCTCTGCGAACTGGAGGGCCGCGGGACCCTGCTGGAGCTCGCGGACGACTTCGCGATGGAGATGACCCAGGGGCCCGCCCTCCACGGCCCGACCCTCTCGGCCCCCGGCTGGCTGGCCCGCTACCCCCGCGGCGCCGCCGAACTCACCTGA
- a CDS encoding LLM class F420-dependent oxidoreductase — translation MRIATTIFLTDETVTPVRLARALEQRGFAGLWLPEHTHIPADRRTPYAAGGDLPAEYTRTLDPFVALAQAAAVTETLALGTGITLVAQHDPIVLAKQIATLDHVSGGRFTLGVGFGWNVEEAADHGVEWSTRRELVLDRMRLMRALWAPEPTPYEGEHARVSASFAHPKPGGGSPRVLVGGGAGPGLFAHVTEYADGWLPIGGGGLGTSLPVLRRAWADAGRDPATLQVVPYAVRPSPGKLAHFAEQGVTEVVLQLPPGTEAEILRVLDDYAQYL, via the coding sequence ATGCGGATCGCGACCACGATCTTCCTCACCGACGAGACCGTCACCCCCGTCCGCCTCGCCCGCGCGCTCGAACAGCGCGGCTTCGCCGGGCTCTGGCTCCCCGAGCACACCCACATCCCGGCCGACCGCCGGACCCCCTACGCGGCCGGCGGCGACCTGCCCGCCGAGTACACCCGCACCCTGGACCCCTTCGTCGCCCTCGCCCAGGCCGCCGCCGTCACCGAGACCCTCGCGCTCGGCACCGGCATCACGCTCGTCGCCCAGCACGACCCGATCGTGCTGGCCAAGCAGATCGCCACCCTCGACCACGTCTCCGGCGGCCGGTTCACCCTCGGCGTCGGCTTCGGCTGGAACGTGGAGGAGGCCGCCGACCACGGCGTCGAGTGGTCCACCCGCCGGGAGCTGGTGCTCGACCGGATGCGCCTGATGCGCGCGCTCTGGGCCCCGGAACCCACCCCGTACGAGGGCGAACACGCCCGTGTCAGCGCCTCCTTCGCCCACCCGAAGCCGGGCGGCGGCAGCCCCCGCGTCCTGGTCGGCGGCGGTGCGGGCCCCGGGCTCTTCGCCCACGTCACCGAGTACGCCGACGGCTGGCTGCCGATCGGCGGAGGCGGCCTCGGCACCTCGCTGCCCGTGCTCCGGCGGGCCTGGGCCGACGCGGGACGCGACCCGGCGACCCTCCAGGTCGTCCCCTACGCCGTGCGCCCCTCGCCGGGCAAGCTCGCCCACTTCGCGGAGCAGGGCGTCACGGAGGTGGTGCTCCAACTCCCGCCGGGCACCGAAGCGGAGATCCTGCGCGTCCTGGACGACTACGCCCAGTACCTGTGA
- a CDS encoding bifunctional FO biosynthesis protein CofGH, whose product MTDHQRGHTPAATDRPTANAMRRALRRARDGVALDVAEAAVLLQARGADLEDLTASAGRVRDAGLEAAGRAGVITYSKSVFIPLTRLCRDKCHYCTFVTVPGKLRRAGHGMYMSPDEVLDIARRGAELGCKEALITLGDKPEDRWPEAREWLDAHGYDDTLAYVRAMSVRILEETGLLPHLNPGVMSWTDFQRLKPVAPSMGMMLETTATRLWSEPGGPHHGSPDKEPAVRLRVLEDAGRSNVPFTSGLLIGIGETYEERAESLFALRRVSRAYHGIQELILQNFRAKPDTAMRGMPDAELDELVATVAVARHIMGPAACLQAPPNLVDGEYARLLRAGIDDWGGVSPLTPDHVNPERPWPQIDELAARSAAEGFTLRERLCVYPEFVRRGEPWLDPRLLPHVTALADPATGLARADALPVGLPWQEPDGGFAEAGRTDLHRTIDTDGRTHDRRDDFDHVYGDWDALREAAAPGMVPQRIDTDVRQALATAADDPTRLTDAEALALLHADGPALDALARVADDLRRSVVGDDVTYIVTRNINFTNVCYTGCRFCAFAQRRTDADAYSLSLDQVADRAAQAWDLGAVEVCMQGGIHPDLPGTAYFDIARAVKERVPGIHVHAFSPMEIVNGASRTGMSVRDWLTAAKEAGLDSIPGTAAEILDDEVRWILTKGKLPAATWIDVVRTAHELGIRSSSTMMYGHVDQPRHWLGHLRTLARLQQETGGFTEFVTLPFIHTNAPVYLAGIARPGPTARDNRAVTAMARLLLHPHITNIQTSWVKLGADGAAQMLRSGANDVGGTLMEETISRMAGSGYGSYRSVRDLRAIAEAAGRPARPRTTLYGEVPEERQRAATASDGHLPELLPVLPD is encoded by the coding sequence ATGACCGATCACCAGCGCGGACACACCCCGGCGGCGACGGACCGGCCCACCGCGAACGCCATGCGAAGGGCGCTGCGGCGGGCGCGGGACGGCGTCGCCCTCGATGTCGCCGAGGCCGCCGTGCTGCTCCAGGCGCGCGGCGCCGACCTGGAGGACCTCACGGCCTCCGCCGGGCGGGTCCGGGACGCGGGCCTGGAGGCCGCCGGGCGCGCCGGGGTCATCACGTACTCCAAGAGCGTCTTCATCCCGCTGACCCGGCTCTGCCGCGACAAGTGCCACTACTGCACCTTCGTCACGGTGCCGGGCAAGCTGCGCCGCGCGGGGCACGGGATGTACATGTCCCCGGACGAGGTGCTGGACATCGCCCGGCGCGGCGCCGAACTCGGCTGCAAGGAAGCGCTCATCACCCTCGGCGACAAGCCCGAGGACCGCTGGCCCGAGGCCCGCGAATGGCTCGACGCCCACGGCTACGACGACACCCTCGCCTATGTGCGCGCCATGTCGGTCCGCATCCTGGAGGAGACGGGGCTGCTGCCCCACCTCAACCCGGGCGTCATGTCGTGGACCGACTTCCAGCGCCTGAAGCCCGTCGCCCCGTCCATGGGCATGATGCTGGAGACCACCGCCACCCGGCTGTGGTCCGAGCCCGGCGGCCCCCACCACGGCTCACCCGACAAGGAGCCCGCCGTACGGCTGCGCGTCCTGGAGGACGCCGGACGCTCCAACGTCCCCTTCACCAGCGGCCTGCTCATCGGCATCGGCGAGACGTACGAGGAGCGCGCCGAATCGCTGTTCGCGCTGCGCCGCGTCTCCCGCGCCTACCACGGCATCCAGGAACTGATCCTGCAGAACTTCCGCGCCAAGCCGGACACGGCCATGCGCGGCATGCCCGACGCCGAACTCGACGAACTCGTCGCCACCGTCGCCGTCGCCCGCCACATCATGGGCCCCGCCGCCTGCCTCCAGGCGCCCCCCAACCTCGTCGACGGCGAGTACGCCCGGCTGCTGCGGGCCGGCATCGACGACTGGGGCGGCGTCTCCCCGCTCACCCCCGACCACGTCAACCCCGAACGGCCCTGGCCGCAGATCGACGAACTGGCCGCCCGCTCCGCGGCGGAGGGCTTCACCCTCCGGGAACGCCTGTGCGTGTACCCCGAGTTCGTGCGGCGCGGCGAACCGTGGCTCGACCCGCGGCTGCTCCCGCACGTCACCGCGCTGGCCGACCCCGCGACCGGGCTGGCCCGCGCGGACGCGCTGCCCGTCGGGCTGCCCTGGCAGGAGCCCGACGGCGGCTTCGCCGAGGCCGGCCGGACCGACCTGCACCGCACCATCGACACCGACGGACGCACCCACGACCGGCGCGACGACTTCGACCACGTCTACGGCGACTGGGACGCCTTGCGGGAGGCCGCCGCGCCCGGCATGGTCCCCCAGCGCATCGACACCGACGTCCGCCAGGCCCTCGCCACCGCCGCCGACGACCCGACCCGGCTCACCGACGCCGAGGCGCTCGCCCTGCTGCACGCCGACGGCCCGGCGCTCGACGCGCTCGCCCGCGTCGCCGACGACCTGCGCCGCTCCGTGGTGGGCGACGACGTCACCTACATCGTCACGCGCAACATCAACTTCACCAACGTCTGCTACACCGGCTGCCGTTTCTGCGCCTTCGCCCAGCGGCGCACCGACGCCGACGCCTACAGCCTCTCCCTGGACCAGGTCGCCGACCGCGCCGCCCAGGCGTGGGACCTCGGCGCCGTCGAGGTGTGCATGCAGGGCGGCATCCACCCCGACCTGCCCGGCACCGCCTACTTCGACATCGCCCGGGCCGTGAAGGAACGCGTCCCCGGCATCCATGTGCACGCCTTCTCCCCGATGGAGATCGTCAACGGCGCCTCCCGCACCGGGATGTCCGTCCGCGACTGGCTGACCGCCGCGAAGGAGGCCGGGCTCGACTCGATCCCCGGCACCGCCGCCGAGATCCTCGACGACGAGGTCCGCTGGATCCTCACCAAGGGCAAGCTGCCCGCGGCCACCTGGATCGACGTCGTGCGCACCGCCCACGAGCTGGGCATCCGCTCCAGCTCCACCATGATGTACGGGCACGTCGACCAGCCCCGGCACTGGCTCGGCCACCTGCGCACCCTGGCCCGGCTCCAGCAGGAGACCGGCGGCTTCACGGAGTTCGTCACCCTGCCGTTCATCCACACCAACGCGCCCGTCTACCTCGCCGGCATCGCCCGGCCCGGCCCCACGGCACGCGACAACCGGGCCGTCACCGCGATGGCGCGCCTGCTGCTGCACCCGCACATCACCAACATCCAGACGAGCTGGGTCAAGCTCGGCGCGGACGGCGCGGCGCAGATGCTGCGCTCCGGCGCCAACGACGTCGGCGGCACCCTCATGGAGGAGACCATCTCCCGCATGGCCGGGTCCGGTTACGGCTCCTACCGCTCCGTCCGCGACCTGCGCGCCATCGCCGAGGCCGCCGGACGCCCCGCCCGCCCGCGCACCACCCTCTACGGCGAGGTGCCCGAGGAGCGGCAGCGCGCCGCGACCGCGTCCGACGGACACCTCCCGGAGCTGCTGCCGGTGCTGCCAGACTGA